The following are encoded together in the Salvia hispanica cultivar TCC Black 2014 chromosome 6, UniMelb_Shisp_WGS_1.0, whole genome shotgun sequence genome:
- the LOC125193855 gene encoding uncharacterized protein LOC125193855 isoform X5, translated as MPPSRNAIWTPTKPSIVSSRKGKDTTEARSRGANNNTGRSGKTGADRYRGGSTPYYSSESVTLVGKTAYKKEDGSVSSISATSRNNRSRVSTGPSNGTTAENKGFSDGAAEAAPSGVQQASGYQSAWAGAPGQVSMADIVKMGRPQNKTSHSQNASHHNDLRFPAEHSSKDYESGTNEEWPAMEKPTAAHVQSEPYYAVDSEQHLEPSGIPSVSVNQHLEAEVVQEEDEEDEYTENYGADAAQSDSITNRKILEDDSRGASLYENDLYEDMGSFQHHAPHDFHKVEDIGVSVSSVTRDLQQLNVEKDDGGLPSEEYITPTVVIPDHLQVQNAGCLNLSFGSFGSARGAAYSSGTVKSLPVETNLEEERSDPDIPSVGHIDSRSNDYYVDDSLRNASDSGLFHRSGAGSRDYDPSSASQQEELKPENAEGARGSQYTFPPSNSGYTYDDDQQLNATFNQTSSHTQNLAAYSDVMQSYTNALPSNLTPANQPTRESDLRYSPFPVNQSMTDKFGGSAISMSEALKTAGFTLSQPAPQTQSGTGIPTGPPPPPQQLVHPYTQPSVPLGPYANMMGYQYLPPSYTYLPSAFQQTFAGNSSYHQSLLSQYKNNVSAASPPQSAPGYGAFGNTTNAPGNFPTAAPSGTNNLSYDDVLREQQYKDNLLSLQQQNDNSAMWLHGLNSRTMSAVPASTYYNYQGQNQQSGGFRQAQQPPPSQSYGALGYPNFYHSQSGASHDQPQQQNPRDVSSLQAQQQQQQPQLW; from the exons ATGCCGCCCTCAAGGAATGCAATATGGACCCCGACGAAGCCGTCCATCGTCTCCTCTCGCAAG GGTAAAGACACTACTGAGGCTAGGTCTCGTGGGGCTAATAATAATACTGGTAGAAGTGGCAAAACTGGTGCTGATCGTTACCGAGGTGGTTCAACTCCTTATTATTCTTCTG AGTCTGTTACTTTGGTTGGAAAGACAGCATATAAGAAAGAAGATGGATCGGTGTCTTCGATATCTGCTACTTCAAGAAATAACAGAAGCAGAGTATCCACAGGACCCAG TAATGGCACGACTGCGGAAAATAAAGGGTTCTCGGATGGTGCAGCTGAGGCTGCTCCATCTGGAGTACAGCAAGCTTCTGGATATCAATCTGCATGGGCTGGTGCTCCTGGACAGGTTTCCATGGCTGACATTGTAAAGATGGGCAGACCACAGAATAAAACATCACATTCACAGAATGCATCCCACCACAATGATTTAAGATTTCCGGCAGAGCATTCATCAAAAGATTATGAGTCAGGAACTAATGAAGAGTGGCCTGCCATGGAGAAGCCTACTGCTGCACATGTGCAATCGGAACCATACTATGCTGTGGACTCTGAGCAGCATCTGGAGCCATCTGGTATACCTTCTGTCAGTGTCAATCAACATCTTGAGGCAGAAGTGGTTcaagaagaagacgaagaagatgaatacACAGAAAATTATGGTGCTGATGCAGCACAATCTGATTCTATCACCAATAGGAAGATTTTGGAAGATGATTCAAGAGGTGCATCTCTGTATGAAAATGATTTGTATGAAGACATGGGTTCGTTTCAGCATCACGCTCCTCATGATTTCCATAAAG TTGAAGATATTGGGGTTTCAGTGTCATCAGTCACCAGAGACTTGCAACAGCTTAATGTGGAGAAGGATGATGGAGGATTGCCTTCGGaagaatatattactcctactGTGGTGATTCCCGATCATTTGCAAGTTCAAAATGCTGGTTGTTTGAACTTGAGCTTTGGTAGTTTTGGATCTGCCAGGGGTGCTGCATATTCTTCTGGCACTGTGAAATCTTTGCCTGTAGAAACTAACTTGGAAGAGGAACGTAGCGATCCTGATATTCCATCTGTTGGGCATATTGACTCTAG AAGTAATGATTACTATGTTGACGACTCATTGCGAAATGCTTCTGACAGTGGTTTGTTCCATAGAAGCGGTGCTGGTTCAAGGGATTATGATCCATCTTCAGCTTCTCAACAAGAAGAGTTGAAGCCTGAAAATGCTGAAGGGGCTCGTGGAAGTCAATACACTTTCCCCCCTTCCAACTCTGGCTACACCTATGATGACGATCAACAATTAAATGCTACTTTTAATCAAACAAGTTCCCATACGCAGAATCTAGCTGCTTATTCGGATGTTATG CAGTCATACACAAATGCACTACCAAGTAATTTGACCCCTGCTAATCAGCCCACCAGAGAAAGCGATCTTCGCTACTCTCCTTTCCCTGTGAATCAATCCATGACTGACAAATTTGGCGGTTCAGCGATTTCTATGTCGGAG GCATTAAAGACTGCTGGTTTCACATTGTCACAGCCAGCTCCACAAACGCAGTCTGGGACGGGCATCCCCACGGGaccccctcctcctcctcaacaACTTGTTCATCCGTATACGCAGCCCAGTGTTCCGTTGGGACCATACGCTAACATGATGGGCTACCAATACTTGCCTCCGAGCTACACATACCTGCCTTCTGCTTTTCAGCAAACATTTGCAGGCAACAGCTCATACCATCAATCTCTACTTTCTCAATACAAAAACAATGTTTCCGCCGCTAGTCCGCCACAGTCTGCTCCTGGATACGGTGCTTTCGGAAATACCACAAACGCCCCTGGAAATTTCCCTACTGCTGCTCCATCTGGAACGAATAATCTAAGCTATGACGACGTCTTAAGAGAACAACAGTACAAGGACAACTTGCTCTCGCTCCAGCAGCAG AACGACAACTCAGCAATGTGGCTTCACGGGCTCAATTCTAGAACGATGTCAGCTGTTCCCGCCAGCACGTACTACAATTACCAGGGACAAAACCAGCAATCTGGTGGATTCAGACAAGCGCAGCAGCCACCGCCATCACAGAGCTACGGGGCGCTGGGGTACCCTAACTTCTACCACTCGCAGAGCGGTGCATCACACGATCAGCCGCAGCAGCAGAATCCGCGAGACGTGTCGTCGCTCCAAgcacagcagcagcagcagcagccacAACTTTGGTAG